The window GTCGAGGCTTTGACCCGTGTCCCGAGCAATCAGCAAAAATCCAGGTGAAGTGCGGGTCGGGGCGTGGTTTCACTGGTTCTATGATGCAAGCGATGACGTTCAAACCTTCCTGAAGCACCACCGTATCACGTGACTGATCCACGAAGTGATTTCCTTGTGCATTGGAGTCAACCCGCTCCATCTTGTGTTTGGCTTGCTAGGTGATTTGGTGACCTCAGAATGTGCTTCAGAGCTAAGGTATATGGtacatgaatttatttttctatacaGTGACTTGTTTTTCTCTCTTAGGAAGCAATGTAAAACTCCCACATGTACATCACTGACGGTAAAGGTGACAGTTGTACAAATACCTGGCGGAACCAAACAGGATGACACCCACTGCAGTACTGGACAaggaaaagaaattattttccaattttattCACACTGGCTGACATGTACTTTCCTACTCAAGGTTCATCTGCACCTAGTGAAGGGAATGTTTTCTCAAGCAGGAGAAATCCAAAATCAAACCGCCTTAGTCCTAGCTCATTAGACTGTAGTCTGTAAGTAGTTAAAGTTTAGAGAAACTACTTTTTTAATaaccaatgaaaacaaatggCTTTAATTCTCTTCAACTACAAGCGTTACTGCAAGTAACAAAAGTGCATCCCCACAGCGTTTCtctggaagtagattagtgccaccaggattttgaatttgaaatgttaagtgaaaaaggatttgaatttgaaatgtaaagtgatcacattttcaatcgttgctacaattcgctgtctaaaattcactgtctgtaCCACCTGGCAGGatacccagccaatcgcagttaagcTTTCTCAGTCACGTGACATAACATACTAAGAAACCGTAAATTAATTGACTTGAGTGTTCCGTTCTGACTTGAGGTAACCAtccctggtggcacagactgtgaattttagacagtgaattgttaacattgaaaagttacactggaatacaactattgaaaatgtgatcacgttacatttcaaattcaaatcctgctttctgtggcatttcaaattcaaatcctggtggcactaatctacatCCATACGTGTCACTGTTGCGCCTTATTTTGTAGGCGGCAACTAGATTGTAGTACATTCTTTTGACCTCTTGATGGTGGCAGTGTGAATGAGTCCAAATGAAGTGTCGGTACATGTGCCGACACTTCGTTATTGAGGCTTCACGGGGCTATAAAACAGTTTTACCATTTTTTACCACTCCCTAACTTGTATGTTGAAATAACAACCTTGCGTTGTCAGCTCTCATCGAATCTTGTGAAAGTAACAGAGCTCAAGACTTTGTCAACAAGGCTTTATTTATACACAATGTACATATACATGGTTATCATACTCAAAAAGTCAAGGCAGTTCTTTACAACAATGTAactattgttaaaaaataataataataataccgtAATAACCTCGAAAGTTGACCTATTTCTGAAAGAAGGCAGATGTGCAATCTGGGATTGCAGCAGAATGCATGAGAACTACTAACAGGTCACAAAGCCCATTGTCCATGTCAACATGATATTGGGATGCTTTAAGGTGATGCGTGACAACTGCACTTGAAAACGAATAAGGCCGGAAGTTGTTTTTGATATAGCGAGGTATCTCATAAGTGCACAAACTATCACAGCACACAACTTTTACTAACATTTAGCACTCGTTGATGACCAAACGTGCCAAAATGTGAGCGGGAGAGAATttgaacatgaaacaaaaccgCAGCAGACACAACAGAACCGCCTTGCACTCGTTCTgcagatgcagagtacaaattTAAGGAAGCACAGTAGTATggacaaaaacaatatatttcGACATTTTATAGCTCTAACCTGTGTGGTTTTGAAATGGATTAGATAAGTTAAAATGTCAAAACCCCCTAAATTGGTATTTTCTCTCTGCAAGCATCCTTTTGGAACAGTTTAGTTTTACTCGACAACGATCACAACCTTCAGTAAAAGGCACTCGTTTAGGCATTAAAATTATCATACTCTTGAATGGCTCGTCATGAACTTTTGTTACAAAGCTGAACATAAAATGATCTCCAAGCTTGGTAATTAAGCCGTGTCAATATTTTACATccacacggaaaaaaaaaacattcacgaAAATGGACTTCCTCCCAGTTTTCTCAATTTGCTGGGAGAGAAACGTCGGAGTTGGATGGTGTACAAGTACCGTGATAAGCAACATCAAGTAACGTGACGTGCACTGATGAGTTCAGAGACAATACAAGATTGGTACACACACACTAAAGCAGCAAAGACAGTGTGAGGTGCCCCCCaaagcacacacaatcacacacatagCCAGAACAATGCAATTCCCTGaataaattgtcatttaaaaaatatcaaataaaattttgcgtTAGACATGGAACCAATTGGAAGCAACCTGGAAATAATCCACCACCATACTATAAAATGATTGATAAATTGAGTTGTAACTATTGCAATCGCTACATAAGGGTCACCTTTTGTCACTAATCTTAAAAAAGACCTATTAAtagtaaaaatgataaaatgtcaCCGATAAAAGATGATCTCTTATAGCCAACATGAGAAAAGTGCAGAACATAACAAGCGCTTAAGTCGTCCCCTCAATGCTCCAGAGTTGCTATCAGGTTCTATTGCATAATGCATACGCTctgctcctcttcttcctcatcagATTCGCTCTTTTTTATTTCCACCCCCAAACCTTGCCgttttgattcatttattcatagatttgaataataaatcaaatgtaGTCTATAGGTCTTCTGGCACCGCTCTTgaaagagaagagaaagaggaggatgagTGAGAGATTGTTGGTGCGTCATCGCATCATGCGTGTTTGTGTGATGACTTGGAACAGTTCACAAGGCGACCACAGCAGGaagtgacccccccaccccccactgtGCTGTAAAAGCAtatttaccccccccctccccctgcccCAAACCCCCGCCCACCTGTGTTTGccagttctgtttttttatcACTACGGCTGCCAAATAAGAGTCCAAACAGAGTCACTGGTGCGCCCTTGTGCTACAAGTCATTCACGTTTTTTACAGTCCCTTACAATTTCCCGAATTTGGCCTCGTAGTTTCCCACGATGTTCTTGTAGCGGCCGCACTCCTTGCGAAGGTCGGACACCTCCGTCCTCAGCGCCGAGTTCTCGCGCTCCAGGAACGCCGCCCTCACGGTGATCTGGTTCTCCTTCAGCCTGCGGGCGTCACGTGAGCGTTTGGCGGCCACATTGTTCTTCTTTCGCCTCTGCCAGTACTTTTCGTCCTGAAAGCAGAACACGCCGCGTTTTGTAAAATTTCCGCAACAGCATGGTGCAattgataagaaaaaaaaattgccctgGCTGCTGTCGCTATATTCTTAATTAATAAAgttctttaaattattttttgataTTGACTATTAAAGTTAGTTTGCTAGCCAATTCATGCTAACATTACATGacgtttttctgcacgtggaaTGGCGGCCTCCGTCACAACACACATCCTCACAGGAGCAATTTGTAAGATTTTTATGTCGCCAATTAACCTCTAAAACTGAATTCaattggttgtttgtgtgtgtgtgttcttttttaTTCAGCAGTGTTTACATCCTAGGAGTGGCTTTGGGCCCCAATGGTTGCACGATTACGTGCAAATGTAGAGTACTTAAAAGTGTACTCCAAATTTGTACTCATAGCAGACTTTGAGAAACTCACAATGACACGACGAGATTCTATTCATGAATAATAATGGTTGAATGTTAAAGTTTATTGTGAGGGTCCGCGGGCCCAAGTATGAATACCTTCTGTTCTTCAGGAACAAACACTTTCTTGGCTTTCTTAATCATGGGCTGAGGCTTGAGCTCTTCGTCGCTGAACTTATGTTTGCGAGGGTCAAAGAGTTCGCCCCCCGGTACACTCGACAGGACCAGGTCGGTGGGGTCGGGCTCATAGTTGACGTCAACCTCGATTTCATCTGGATCGATGCCGTCCGGGCTCGCTCTCTCTGGATCTGTTGTCACCTCTGAAAAGAAAGACGAGAAAGTTTTAACTAGAGACAGAATGTTCACAATGGCATATTACTGTGACcaacaaattcaaatttcagaatcagattttttttgcagctgccGAAGGACGGCTACCCGTTTCTCCCTTTCCGCTCACCTGCTGTGACATCACACGTGATGTCAGTCTCACCGTTTGTGATGATCACCACCTCTTCATCGCACTTGTCCAGCTCATCCACGGGCAGCAGGGGCGCATCGGCCGTCTTTCCCGTCACACCCTCCGTCTTGACCTCATCGTGTTCTTCGGGGGAGGCGGCGATGCCGTTCTCCATGAGGAACTCTTCCAGGTCCATGTACTCCAGGTGGAAGTTCTCTCCATCGTAGGGAATGGTCTTCTCCCAGATGGCAGGCGTGAGGGCCGCCGTCGGCCCCATCCCGCTGCCTCCTCCGCCCACGTCGGCGATGTCATCCAAACCCAGCTTCTCCTTGTCCGTGTCTGAAAACACAGCAACACTCCAAGTTTTCAAACACATAAAAATCCGCATCAAAACTATGACATCCGTAGAAGGAACAATTTAGGTTGATCCTTCATCAGGTTTAAACTGTGGTTTACAATACACACATGTGGAAATGTGCTTTTGGAGAGCGTGTTGTCAAATTGAAATATTATGACAAATATAATCATGGTTTTTACGGGATCTGACTGATGAACTTTcatgaggggagaaaaaaaatattcagatcAATCAGATGTCAAACATCAAAATTAGCTCATTCATGGgaagggtggcaattttttgccttattgaaataaaagtcccctaacaggccacaatcaaggaaataacacttcttttttgtttaaggTTAAgctatatgataactttactcatttattatctcgtcccaaaaatgggacgttgcccgcgagagggtactcaggttttcttagtagatcgtcccaaaaaccagaatcagaatcagattaaaatacttaaatattttgatatactgaaggatataatgggtgaaaatcatgatgtcccaaaaatgggatgctgcccacaaatgggtttaCAACTCAGTAGTCACCACtattttgcaaacaaacaaaaataccatTGGTAATACTAGATTGTATTGGATAACATATGTATGCATACtatttatattacatatatttccTATGGCCACAATTGATGCTGAAAAAATACCAATCCTCCCCGTTGTGGGACTAACAAATATTATCCtgtcaaatattacaaatatttatgaATAATATTCTACTTTTAACCTGCCCACATTCTGAAGTGATGTATTAATCGATTTCCAGTTAAGACGCGGTCTCCTGTGTGGATGTGTATGATCTTATACATATATTATCTCTAAACAAGTATTATTTAGCCCATTATTTTGCTATTCAAAGTTGGTCACTCTCCGCCAAAATGTCGTCTACAGTGCCTGACCACAATTGctagggtgtaccacgcctcttgCCCAGGGTGAGGTGGGCTTCTTTCTGCACACCGAGAATAGATGGATGAGATGGAAAAGTAAATATCCTTTTAACTGattgattcatttaaaaaaaagattcaccGATTATCATAACTGTCAGCTGCAGCCCTCCCGTACTtgttaaataattgtaatttcacttttttttaggattatgtttttaaatgtgtcatttttcccTTCTTGGTTGTTTAGACAACAGAGCAGAACCTGTTTGAGTTAACTTTGACACGAAAAACACATCTGAACTGCAAAGACTGCATTTTTATAAAGAACAGATGGGTTCTATAATTGTAATGTGAGAGTGGTGGAATCAAGAAGTCAACTGAGTCAAAACACCCCTGAACGCCAGCTACACAGAGTTACGGGATATGTTTGTTTATGTAATTAATTGTTTTGGTCATAACGTGCACACACAGGAGGACAACCTagtcatgtttttgttgcatGAAAACAACACTAACCAGGTTATAATACAGCAAGAGCACAGTCAcaacgctttaaaaaaaaacattaaaaatgggaatCATTAGctcaaacagcaaaaaaaagacaaatatatgattataataataatgatttacACCACATTTTAAGACGCATTTAAAACTAGAGGCGTGTTTTAACCAGGCCGGCATCGTGAGACAGGTCAAATGAAGTCTGCAGAAAAGTACATCGTGTTCAGCATGAaccatctttttaaaaatcacgttttacttggtttgtttttgggttttttttgaagCGGTTTTACATTGCGCCTTACCCTCGTCGCCGGCCAGTATATTCGGCGGAGGCATTTCCATGATTTTCTTCAGAACAACCGGGAACGCGGTGGGGGCCCCGGGGGCCGTTTCCAGCGTGACGACGATCGGTTCGACCGACATTTTCCACTGGCCGCTGGCGTACTTTCCTCGAATTGTAAACCAGACGCTCTCCGCTCGGTAACTTTTGCTCAGCTGTGAACACCGACGAATGTAAATAGTCGCGCGCTGGCTATTCCGTGAAGATTAAACAATCCGCAATTCGTCGAGAGTGTTGTCACACTTGTAAAGCAGACGAGGCGGAGCGCAGGTTTTGGGGAGCACAACAGAGCCCGCACCCTTTCCCTGGGCTGATTGGTTTACATCTCATAAATATTCATGAGAAACTTTACGATTGGGCAGGTTCGTGAGAGGAACCAATAGGAGACGTGGTATCAAATAGCAGATTTGTCATTGGATGACTGAGTTATATAGTGCACGAAACGTGTCACGAGGAAAACAAcccacttccttttttttttttttttttttttttaaagacttacACTCTGCTCTGTACTGAACAGGAGACACTCACGTTTTTCCCCCATTAATTACTTTGTTTGTTATTCCAAGTGCATGTGTCGTGTATGTTGTGGGCGGGCCGAGCGCAGCGATCACATGCGGGAAACATGTGCAGCGGCCGGCGTCATGTCAACACGGAAATGGTGTCATGTGCACATGCGTGCAAGGAAGCCGCCCGGGGAGCGCTCAAGGTCGACGATGCAACATTTCATCAGCAAATGCAAAACCAGAGTTGACACAGTGTAACAGTTTCATGGCTAAATTGCCAAAAGTCTCATCAACATCTCCTTAATTGTCCAAATCGTTGCTGTTGACATTGTCAAGTATCAATCCGTTGATCCATTCCTTAGGGTCAAAGCAAAAGTAAGATGGAGCCTGATTGAATTTCCATGTGAGTTCGGGGAGAGCCaaggcacaccctggactggtcaccactcaattgcagggcgcataTGCGGTCAAAGGACAACTACAAAACTCAGATTTACATTCAAGTCattaatatttttagaatgttgtggaggaagccagagaacatgcaaacactgtACAGGAAGTCCAGAGTTGAGATTTGGAAGTCCTGAACTTCAGAACCGCGAGCCAGACGTGCCAACCGCTCGCTGACGTCACAAGAACTCATTTCCTGTACTGCACtagtttgaataaataaatgttgggAATGGGGAAAGGAAGGAGGGGCCCCTCCTCAAATTTCACTTGAGTCATTGTgactctctctttttttttttttttttaccatttaccATTCCAGTCACATCCCGATAAATGATTTCTTGTGGTGCGCTACTCagaatggggggtggggggggaggaaaCTGGGAAGGGAGGGGGGCCCGTCCAATTTTGCTAATGTCACTGTGACTCTCCTGGTGTTACAACACAATAACAATACAAGAAAGTCAAAAGTtcacctcccccccaaaaaatgtgccaTAGATTTCACTCTTAGAAAGTAAATTTTATTGAACCAATCAAACTACATGAACAGGTCAATAAGAGAGAATTTATTTCAGTACTTTTGAAAAAGTGAAACTATAACCTGTATCATACATGTACATTAACGTGACTTCCTCTGTATTCTAAACGGGTCACATTTTAGTAAACCAACTTTATTGAGTATTTGGGTATGTAAtataggtcacttgcacaacttcagagcaagtgcattgtgagtaagaattttttgtgtgtcggccattttgggaggttgtaaacagtctacataccagcatcgcgttcattgtatctgcactttctatggcgttttcaaagtatttcgaggatctgtcggctgatctgaaaccctactacaggcagaaatcagtttatgtgaggatctggaccagtatagtctatcgaaggctgattttgcgactgaaaaatgttggccgagagtggaataccctgacattgtgaactacttggtgcttacaaccgacagccttactaaccaacaaatgaaggcctacaagtccttggaggcttacaattactttgtggattcagagtgtcctctgcaaaacgttgtctgaagaaaaggttttaattgttgcccgagtaagtaacttgtaatcacccgggacagagtgcgtaactcactgtggttgttgttgtttctgcttagccattatggccttttcaggCCCGACAAATTGGACCGATTagggaaaaagatctatgacaaataaatattacaccatcttttaaatttatttgaaggagcattaagtaatgtgacaataattaaaatgtacaaggtgtaaattactaagtactaacaaattatagcgtgaatgtctgaatgtagccctaatagtaatattagccctaatacaacagtagcggctttctatttgttcacatttgcctg of the Syngnathoides biaculeatus isolate LvHL_M chromosome 22, ASM1980259v1, whole genome shotgun sequence genome contains:
- the tefa gene encoding TEF transcription factor, PAR bZIP family member a isoform X2 produces the protein MTTADIPEIFRAFLETPFAFPSFDGNDTDKEKLGLDDIADVGGGGSGMGPTAALTPAIWEKTIPYDGENFHLEYMDLEEFLMENGIAASPEEHDEVKTEGVTGKTADAPLLPVDELDKCDEEVVIITNGETDITCDVTAEVTTDPERASPDGIDPDEIEVDVNYEPDPTDLVLSSVPGGELFDPRKHKFSDEELKPQPMIKKAKKVFVPEEQKDEKYWQRRKKNNVAAKRSRDARRLKENQITVRAAFLERENSALRTEVSDLRKECGRYKNIVGNYEAKFGKLAVPEDL
- the tefa gene encoding TEF transcription factor, PAR bZIP family member a isoform X1 translates to MSVEPIVVTLETAPGAPTAFPVVLKKIMEMPPPNILAGDEDTDKEKLGLDDIADVGGGGSGMGPTAALTPAIWEKTIPYDGENFHLEYMDLEEFLMENGIAASPEEHDEVKTEGVTGKTADAPLLPVDELDKCDEEVVIITNGETDITCDVTAEVTTDPERASPDGIDPDEIEVDVNYEPDPTDLVLSSVPGGELFDPRKHKFSDEELKPQPMIKKAKKVFVPEEQKDEKYWQRRKKNNVAAKRSRDARRLKENQITVRAAFLERENSALRTEVSDLRKECGRYKNIVGNYEAKFGKLAVPEDL